A genomic segment from Malus domestica chromosome 05, GDT2T_hap1 encodes:
- the LOC103435294 gene encoding uncharacterized protein → MDLAPEELQFLTIPDILRESTSIPKQSPKTFYLITLTLIFPLSFAILAHSLFTHPLLNQLQGPSTDPAQLHQEWTLLLLFQFCYLIFLFAFSLLSTAAVVFTAASLYTSKPVSFSNTLSAIPKVFKRLFITFLWVSLLMFCYNLVFVGFLVLLILAIDTQNSFLLLFSGIVIFLLFLVVHVYITALWHLASVVSVLEPIYGFAAMKKSYELLKGKVGMAFVLVFGYLTICGVISAVFGSVVVHGGEDYGVFVRIVVGGFLVCVLVIVNLVGLLLQSVFYYVCKSYHHQGIDKGALHDHLGGYLGEYVPLKSNVQMENLDV, encoded by the coding sequence ATGGATCTGGCCCCAGAGGAACTCCAATTTCTCACCATCCCTGACATCCTCAGAGAATCCACCTCCATCCCCAAACAGTCGCCCAAAACCTTCTACCTcataaccctaaccctaatcttCCCTCTCTCCTTCGCCATCCTCGCCCACTCCCTCTTCACCCACCCTCTCCTCAACCAGCTCCAAGGCCCTTCCACCGACCCCGCCCAGCTCCACCAAGAATggaccctcctcctcctcttccaatTCTGCTACCTCATCTTCCTCTTCGCCTTCTCCCTCCTCTCCACCGCCGCCGTCGTCTTCACCGCCGCCTCCCTCTACACCTCCAAGCCCGTCTCTTTCTCCAACACCCTCTCTGCAATCCCAAAAGTCTTCAAGCGCCTCTTCATCACTTTCCTCTGGGTCTCCCTCCTCATGTTCTGCTACAATCTCGTCTTCGTCGGCTTCCTCGTCCTCCTCATCCTCGCCATCGATACCCAGAATTCATTTCTGCTCCTCTTCTCCGGCATCGtcatcttcctcctcttcttggtCGTCCACGTCTACATCACCGCGCTCTGGCACTTGGCCAGCGTGGTCTCCGTGCTCGAGCCCATCTACGGGTTCGCCGCCATGAAGAAGAGCTATGAGCTGCTCAAGGGGAAGGTTGGGATGGCCTTCGTGCTCGTTTTCGGGTACTTGACCATCTGCGGGGTTATCAGTGCGGTTTTCGGGTCGGTGGTGGTGCACGGCGGGGAGGATTACGGGGTTTTTGTGAGGATTGTGGTTGGTGGGTTTTTGGTGTGTGTCCTGGTGATTGTGAATTTGGTTGGATTGCTATTGCAGAGTGTGTTTTACTACGTCTGCAAAAGCTACCATCACCAGGGGATTGACAAGGGCGCTCTGCACGATCATCTGGGTGGGTATCTCGGAGAGTATGTGCCTCTCAAGAGCAACGTTCAGATGGAAAACTTGGATGTCTGA